From the Lolium rigidum isolate FL_2022 chromosome 2, APGP_CSIRO_Lrig_0.1, whole genome shotgun sequence genome, one window contains:
- the LOC124686607 gene encoding 3-ketoacyl-CoA synthase 6-like, with translation MGSVSFLKTVARLVVNNFLAVVAVAVAATVVRKAWPIRPDEIVNRMRALPPAHVFILVILAAVLVKMRRMRRGRDVYLVEYGCFRPKACYRTPFATCLEHAHLMPYLVDEDSVAFAMRLLERSGLGEETCVPDAYHYMPPDRSLRASREEAELVIFAAVDDVFAKTAPVINPADIHVLVVNCSIFTPVPVFADMVVNRYKLRADVKIVNLSGMGCSAGLVSVGLAKNVLQTSPPGTRVLIVSTEILSSQYYVGTERAMLLPNCLFRMGAAAMILSNSADHARFRLRRVVRTVTAARDADYRCVFQEEDDNGNTGIRLSKDLATTAGYALKNNIAAFGPLVLPAWEQLLVALTIIKRKLLSGRAKVRLYRPDFRTAFEHICIHAGGRGVIDEVQHGLGLSDDDVEASRMTLHRFGNTSSSSVLYELAYLEAKGRMGMGDRVWMISFGAGFDCNSVAWECIKPASDADGPWAECISRYPVQLPEIDKDM, from the coding sequence CCCGATGAGATCGTAAACCGGATGCGCGCCTTGCCGCCTGCCCACGTCTTCATCCTGGTGATCCTGGCAGCGGTCCTAGTGAAGATGCGGCGCATGCGACGGGGACGGGACGTGTACCTCGTCGAGTACGGCTGCTTCCGccccaaggcctgctaccgcacgCCGTTCGCCACCTGCTTGGAGCACGCGCATCTGATGCCGTACCTCGTCGACGAGGACAGCGTGGCCTTCGCCATGCGGCTGCTCGAGCGGTCCGGCCTCGGAGAGGAGACCTGCGTGCCAGACGCCTACCACTACATGCCCCCGGACCGCAGCCTCAGGGCGTCCCGGGAGGAGGCCGAGTTGGTCATCttcgccgccgtcgacgacgtGTTCGCCAAGACGGCGCCCGTCATCAACCCTGCCGACATCCACGTGCTCGTCGTCAACTGCAGCATCTTCACGCCCGTCCCGGTGTTCGCTGACATGGTCGTAAACAGGTACAAGCTCCGCGCGGACGTCAAGATCGTCAACCTGTCCGGGATGGGTTGCAGCGCCGGCCTCGTCTCCGTCGGCCTCGCCAAGAACGTCCTCCAGACGTCGCCGCCGGGCACGCGCGTGCTCATCGTCTCCACGGAGATCCTGTCGTCTCAGTACTACGTGGGCACGGAGCGCGCCATGCTGCTGCCCAACTGCCTCTTCCGCATGGGCGCCGCGGCCATGATCCTATCCAACTCCGCGGACCACGCGCGGTTCCGCCTCCGCCGCGTCGTGCGCACCGTCACCGCCGCGCGGGACGCGGACTACCGCTGCGTCTTCCAGGAGGAAGACGACAATGGGAACACGGGCATCCGTCTCTCCAAGGACCTCGCCACCACCGCCGGCTACGCGCTCAAGAACAACATCGCAGCCTTTGGACCGCTTGTGCTGCCGGCCTGGGAGCAGCTCCTCGTCGCGCTCACCATCATTAAGCGGAAGCTCCTCAGTGGCCGCGCCAAGGTGAGGCTCTACCGCCCTGACTTCCGCACCGCCTTCGAGCACATCTGCATCCACGCGGGCGGCCGCGGCGTCATCGACGAGGTGCAGCACGGCCTCGGCCTCTCCGACGACGACGTCGAGGCGTCGCGGATGACGCTGCACAGGTTCGGCAACACGTCCAGCAGCTCCGTGCTCTACGAGCTGGCGTACCTGGAGGCCAAGGGCCGGATGGGCATGGGCGACAGGGTGTGGATGATCTCCTTCGGCGCCGGCTTCGACTGCAACAGCGTCGCGTGGGAGTGCATCAAGCCGGCCAGCGACGCCGACGGACCATGGGCCGAGTGTATCAGCCGCTACCCGGTGCAGCTCCCCGAAATCGACAAGGACATGTGA